A DNA window from Christiangramia salexigens contains the following coding sequences:
- a CDS encoding polyribonucleotide nucleotidyltransferase, with protein sequence MIPKTFKEVIDLGDGRTISLETGKLAKQAHGSVVVQMGNAMLLCTVVSSYTPTSMDFFPLTLDYREKFAAAGLFPGGYFKREARPSNEEILVMRLVDRVLRPLFPKDYKFETQVMIQLMSHDDDVMPDALAGLAASAAIQLSDIPFETPISEARVARINGEFVLNPSREALKEADMDIMVGASADSVMMVEGQMDECSEEEMAEAIKFAHEAIKVQCEAQVKLAEAFGKKKTREYETAATDEEIENKIHEATYQKAYDIAKSGTSKQERTEAFSQLKEEVKAMFSEEELEEKGKMISGYFADAQKKAVRDLTLKEGIRLDGRRTDEIRPIWCEVDYLPSTHGSAIFTRGETQALATVTLGTSREANQVDLPTQQGEETFYLHYNFPPFSTGEAYPIRGTSRREIGHGNLAQRALKGMIPADCPYTVRVVSEVLESNGSSSMATVCAGTMSLMDAGVQLKKPVSGIAMGLISDGENFAVLSDILGDEDHLGDMDFKVTGTEDGITACQMDIKIKGLSYEILVKALKQARDGRLHILEKINETISTPTTQVKAHAPKIITRRIPGEFIGALIGPGGKVIQELQKTTKTEIVINEDPVTEEGIVEILGTEQEGIDKVLAKIESITFKPEKGSIYEVKVIKVLDFGAVVEYVDAPGNEVLLHISELAWERTNDVTDVVKLGDVIDVKYFGVDPKTRKEKVSRKALLPRPERTERTENREDRGNRSDNRGRDNRNRDNRNKGGNDRS encoded by the coding sequence CTCGAAACCGGTAAATTAGCAAAACAGGCTCACGGGTCGGTTGTTGTTCAAATGGGTAACGCAATGTTACTTTGTACAGTAGTGTCTTCTTACACTCCAACTTCAATGGATTTCTTTCCATTAACATTGGATTACCGTGAAAAATTTGCTGCTGCAGGTCTTTTCCCTGGAGGATACTTCAAAAGAGAAGCTCGTCCAAGCAATGAAGAAATTTTAGTGATGCGATTAGTGGACCGTGTATTACGTCCATTATTCCCTAAAGATTATAAATTTGAGACTCAGGTCATGATTCAGCTAATGTCTCATGATGATGATGTTATGCCAGATGCACTGGCAGGACTTGCTGCATCAGCTGCAATCCAGCTATCTGACATCCCTTTTGAAACTCCAATTTCAGAAGCAAGAGTTGCAAGAATAAATGGTGAGTTTGTACTTAACCCAAGCAGAGAAGCCTTAAAAGAAGCCGACATGGACATTATGGTTGGAGCTTCGGCTGATTCTGTAATGATGGTTGAAGGACAAATGGATGAATGCTCTGAAGAGGAAATGGCTGAGGCGATCAAATTCGCTCACGAAGCTATCAAAGTTCAGTGTGAAGCTCAGGTAAAACTAGCTGAAGCATTCGGAAAGAAAAAAACAAGAGAGTATGAAACTGCAGCGACTGATGAGGAGATAGAGAATAAGATTCATGAAGCTACTTATCAGAAAGCTTACGATATCGCAAAAAGCGGCACCAGCAAACAAGAAAGAACCGAAGCTTTTTCTCAGTTAAAAGAAGAAGTTAAAGCTATGTTCTCTGAAGAGGAATTGGAAGAGAAAGGCAAAATGATCTCCGGTTACTTCGCAGACGCGCAGAAAAAAGCTGTACGTGATCTAACACTTAAGGAAGGTATTCGTCTTGATGGTAGAAGAACAGATGAGATTAGACCAATTTGGTGTGAAGTGGATTATTTACCATCTACGCACGGTTCAGCTATCTTTACAAGAGGAGAAACTCAGGCACTGGCTACCGTAACTCTTGGTACCTCAAGAGAAGCAAATCAGGTAGACCTTCCAACCCAACAGGGTGAAGAAACTTTTTACCTGCATTATAACTTCCCACCTTTCTCTACCGGAGAAGCTTACCCAATACGTGGAACTTCAAGAAGAGAGATTGGTCACGGAAACTTAGCGCAACGCGCACTTAAAGGAATGATCCCTGCAGATTGTCCTTATACTGTAAGAGTAGTATCTGAAGTATTAGAATCTAACGGATCTTCTTCTATGGCTACAGTTTGTGCCGGAACGATGTCCCTTATGGATGCCGGAGTTCAGCTGAAAAAGCCAGTTTCGGGAATTGCAATGGGATTGATCTCTGATGGAGAAAATTTTGCAGTACTTTCCGATATTCTTGGTGACGAGGATCATCTTGGGGATATGGATTTCAAAGTAACAGGTACAGAAGATGGTATTACTGCTTGCCAGATGGATATCAAGATCAAAGGCCTTTCTTACGAAATTCTTGTAAAAGCTTTAAAACAAGCTAGAGATGGAAGACTTCATATTCTTGAAAAGATAAATGAAACGATTTCAACACCTACTACACAGGTGAAAGCTCACGCTCCAAAGATCATTACAAGAAGAATCCCTGGAGAATTCATTGGTGCACTTATTGGCCCTGGAGGAAAAGTAATTCAGGAACTTCAGAAAACAACCAAAACAGAGATCGTTATTAACGAAGACCCTGTAACTGAAGAAGGAATTGTTGAAATTCTTGGTACAGAACAGGAAGGAATTGATAAGGTTCTTGCTAAAATTGAATCTATCACCTTCAAGCCTGAAAAGGGTAGCATTTATGAAGTGAAGGTTATCAAGGTACTTGACTTTGGTGCAGTTGTAGAGTATGTTGATGCTCCTGGAAATGAAGTTTTATTACACATTTCTGAACTGGCATGGGAACGTACTAATGACGTGACTGATGTAGTAAAGCTTGGAGATGTGATTGATGTGAAGTATTTTGGAGTAGATCCAAAAACCCGCAAAGAAAAAGTTTCCAGAAAAGCTCTATTGCCAAGACCTGAGAGAACTGAGAGAACTGAGAATCGCGAAGATCGAGGAAATCGTAGCGATAACAGAGGTAGAGATAACAGAAATCGCGACAACCGCAATAAAGGTGGAAACGATAGAAGTTAA
- a CDS encoding sigma-70 family RNA polymerase sigma factor, which produces MRQLKITKQVTNRETASLDKYLQEIGKVDLITADEEVELAQRIKAGDNRALEKLTKANLRFVVSVAKQYQNQGLTLPDLINEGNLGLIKAAKRFDETRGFKFISYAVWWIRQSILQALAEQSRIVRLPLNKIGSINKINKTFAFLEQSHERPPSAEEIAKELDMTINDVKESMKNSGRHVSMDAPLVEGEDSNLYDVLRSGESPNPDKELLHESLRTEIERALETLTPREADVIRLYFGLGDQHPMTLEEIGETFDLTRERVRQIKEKAIRRLKHTSRSKILKTYLG; this is translated from the coding sequence ATGAGACAACTCAAGATTACGAAGCAGGTAACCAATCGTGAGACCGCTTCGTTAGACAAGTATTTGCAAGAAATTGGAAAAGTAGACCTAATTACCGCTGATGAAGAGGTGGAATTGGCACAAAGAATTAAAGCGGGTGATAACCGTGCTTTAGAGAAATTAACTAAAGCGAATCTTCGTTTTGTGGTCTCCGTAGCAAAGCAATATCAAAACCAGGGATTAACCCTTCCCGATCTTATCAACGAAGGAAATTTAGGATTGATCAAAGCCGCCAAGCGATTTGATGAAACACGTGGATTTAAATTTATTTCCTATGCTGTATGGTGGATTCGTCAATCTATTCTTCAGGCTTTAGCGGAACAATCCAGAATTGTTCGTTTACCATTGAACAAGATCGGTTCCATAAACAAGATCAACAAAACATTCGCTTTTCTTGAACAATCTCATGAGCGCCCACCAAGTGCTGAAGAAATTGCAAAAGAGCTTGACATGACTATCAATGACGTTAAGGAATCTATGAAGAATTCCGGTCGTCATGTATCCATGGATGCACCTTTAGTGGAGGGTGAAGATTCCAACCTTTATGACGTATTGCGTTCCGGTGAATCTCCAAATCCGGATAAAGAACTATTGCATGAGTCTTTAAGAACAGAAATTGAGCGTGCTTTAGAAACTCTTACTCCTCGTGAGGCTGATGTTATCAGGCTTTACTTTGGTTTAGGTGATCAGCATCCTATGACACTTGAAGAAATTGGTGAGACTTTTGATCTTACACGTGAGAGAGTAAGACAAATTAAAGAAAAAGCGATCAGAAGATTGAAACATACTTCCAGAAGTAAGATTCTAAAGACCTATTTAGGTTAA
- the rpe gene encoding ribulose-phosphate 3-epimerase: MSNTLIAPSVLAADFGNLQRDIEMVNNSEADWFHIDIMDGVFVPNISYGMPVLKAITLHAKKTIDVHLMIVDPDRYIKEFARLGADILTVHYEACTHLHRTLQAIKAEGMKAGVAINPHTSVDLLKDVINDIDLVLVMSVNPGFGGQSFIENTFKKVQRLKQIIAENNAKTIIEVDGGVTDKNAAELSAAGADVLVAGSFVFKAEDQPETIKNLKKIANSAE, translated from the coding sequence ATGAGTAATACCCTTATTGCACCTTCAGTGCTTGCAGCAGATTTCGGGAATCTGCAAAGAGATATCGAAATGGTAAATAACAGTGAAGCCGACTGGTTTCATATCGATATTATGGATGGTGTTTTTGTACCTAATATTTCTTACGGCATGCCGGTTCTTAAAGCGATAACACTACACGCTAAAAAGACTATCGATGTTCACCTGATGATCGTGGATCCGGATAGATATATTAAGGAATTCGCCAGGCTCGGTGCCGATATCCTCACAGTTCATTATGAAGCCTGTACACATTTACACAGAACTCTTCAAGCTATCAAAGCTGAGGGAATGAAAGCCGGAGTAGCGATCAATCCACATACCAGTGTAGATCTTTTGAAAGATGTGATCAATGATATCGACCTAGTACTTGTAATGAGTGTAAATCCAGGTTTTGGAGGTCAAAGTTTCATCGAAAATACTTTCAAGAAAGTTCAGCGTTTAAAGCAGATTATCGCAGAAAATAATGCGAAGACGATAATCGAAGTTGATGGAGGCGTTACCGATAAAAATGCCGCAGAACTTTCAGCCGCCGGTGCCGATGTTTTAGTTGCAGGAAGCTTCGTTTTCAAGGCAGAAGATCAGCCCGAAACCATTAAAAATCTTAAAAAAATTGCAAACTCAGCAGAATAA
- a CDS encoding YpdA family putative bacillithiol disulfide reductase, with product MQTQQNKFDLIIIGGGPIGIACALEAKKKNLSYLILEKGCLVNSLYHYPTNMTFFSTSEKLELDNIPFISNNPKPGKREALEYYRRIATNNRININLFEKVTKVSSDSGDYHKVTTGKAEYISDNVIVATGFYDIPNYLEVPGEDLPKVSHYYNDPHYYATQKTLVVGASNSAVDAALEIYRKGGDVTMIVRKPEIGERVKYWVRPDIINRIEEGSIKAYFNSSLKEIRDTEVVIDTPEGEDVLDNDFVLLLTGYRPNFEFLKNMGIDLSEDGRKIPEYNEDTMETNVPGIFLAGVICGGVETHKWFIENSRIHAKLIMDHISSKTKVS from the coding sequence TTGCAAACTCAGCAGAATAAATTTGACCTAATTATTATAGGAGGCGGACCAATTGGGATCGCCTGTGCACTTGAAGCTAAGAAGAAAAACCTGTCTTATCTCATTTTGGAAAAAGGTTGCTTGGTAAATTCACTATACCACTACCCTACCAATATGACCTTCTTCTCAACTTCAGAAAAACTGGAGCTGGATAATATTCCATTTATAAGTAATAATCCAAAACCGGGAAAACGCGAAGCTCTTGAGTATTACAGGAGGATAGCGACTAATAATAGGATCAATATCAATTTATTCGAAAAAGTTACAAAAGTAAGCAGCGACTCCGGGGATTATCACAAGGTAACCACCGGGAAAGCTGAATATATTAGTGATAACGTGATAGTTGCCACAGGCTTCTATGATATTCCGAATTATCTTGAAGTGCCGGGCGAAGATCTTCCAAAGGTTTCTCATTATTATAATGATCCGCATTATTACGCAACTCAAAAGACCTTAGTTGTAGGAGCAAGCAATTCTGCTGTAGATGCAGCGCTTGAAATATACAGAAAAGGTGGAGATGTCACGATGATCGTTAGAAAACCTGAAATTGGTGAACGTGTAAAATACTGGGTAAGACCCGATATTATTAACAGGATCGAGGAAGGCAGTATTAAAGCCTATTTCAATTCCAGCCTTAAAGAAATTAGAGATACCGAAGTTGTTATTGATACTCCGGAGGGTGAGGATGTTCTGGATAACGATTTTGTACTGTTGTTAACCGGATACCGTCCCAATTTCGAATTTTTAAAAAATATGGGGATCGACCTTTCTGAAGACGGTAGAAAAATTCCGGAATATAATGAAGACACCATGGAAACCAATGTACCGGGCATTTTCCTGGCTGGAGTGATCTGTGGCGGCGTAGAAACCCACAAATGGTTCATTGAAAACTCCAGGATCCATGCAAAATTAATTATGGACCATATCAGCTCAAAAACAAAAGTTTCCTGA